A stretch of Cucumis sativus cultivar 9930 chromosome 2, Cucumber_9930_V3, whole genome shotgun sequence DNA encodes these proteins:
- the LOC101216673 gene encoding probable LRR receptor-like serine/threonine-protein kinase At5g10290 isoform X1: protein MLLLPDPAAPPGGSVVVVGVKMDSHSRELLTWALVKVAQPGDSVIALHVLDSAAVPEGKSTLLSLVKSFDSVLSAYEGFCNLKQVELKLKVCRGSPVRKVIRREVNSYEEASLILGTSKTHHRIRSSASVAKYCARKLSSRFTVLAVNNGKVIFQRLATFPNKGQSPDKDGDKNFAAIVEVTNETTAVGLASNFIDSHRCLQKSDSGCNDKTERDCVEGAPSSLERNDSGIDLVDELPEDNDVGNSLALVPFHKPRENLKSNSIVCRESSHWKSSWPLLRRIFLSKHQAEKSSKKFSVFQGVLHIPNFQSSSALVYPDQKPNCSDQDQGFTIDGECGAIVPYGSSHILESLPKEVLDLKDKYSSTCRVFTYEELSFATSNFMSEHLVGRGGSSYVYRGLLPDGKEIAVKILKPSENVLKEFVQEVGIIATSSHKNIISLIGFCLEDNNLLLVYDFLSRGSMEENLHGCKKDMNSFGWQERFKVAVGIAEALDYLHNCREEPVVHRDVKSSNILLSENFEPQLSDFGLASWASSCFQVTCTDVAGTFGYLAPEYFMHGKVSDKIDVYAFGVVLLELLSGRKPISNNCPKGQESLVMWAKPILTEGKVSQLLDPSLGSDYNHDQIGRMILAATLCIRRAPRLRPQISLILKLLQGDEEITTWARQQIDESDEMDASDGEPLPTNIQSHLNLALLGLEDDSLSVGSGIQSISIEDYLQGRCSRSSSFN from the exons ATGTTGCTCCTCCCCGACCCCGCCGCTCCCCCCGGCGGTTCTGTCGTCGTCGTCGGGGTCAAAATGGATTCCCACAGTCGGGAATTGCTCACTTGGGCGCTTGTTAAAGTCGCTCAGCCTGGGGATTCTGTCATTGCTCTTCATGTCCTTGATTCTGCTGCTG ttcCTGAAGGGAAATCTACTTTGCTTTCTCTTGTAAAGTCGTTTGACTCTGTGCTGTCCGCTTATGAAGGATTCTGCAACCTGAAACAG GTTGAATTGAAGCTCAAGGTCTGCCGAGGCTCGCCGGTTAGGAAAGTCATTAGACGGGAAGTGAATTCTTACGAGGAGGCTTCTCTAATTCTTGGTACTTCTAAAACGCACCATAGAATCCGTTCTTCGGCCTCGGTTGCTAAGTACTGCGCTAGAAAATTGTCGAGCAGATTCACTGTTTTAGCTGTTAATAATGGCAAAGTTATTTTCCAGAGATTGGCGACTTTCCCAAATAAAGGCCAGTCTCCAG ACAAGGATGGGGACAAGAATTTTGCTGCCATTGTAGAAGTAACTAATGAAACAACAGCTGTTGGGTtggcttcaaattttatcgaTAGTCATCGTTGCTTACAGAAATCTGACTCTGGTTGTAATGATAAAACAGAGAGGGACTGTGTTGAGGGTGCTCCATCTTCGCTTGAACGGAACGATTCGGGAATTGATTTGGTGGATGAGTTACCTGAGGACAATGATGTGGGGAATTCATTGGCTTTGGTACCGTTTCATAAGCCTCGggaaaatttgaagtcaaattcCATTGTGTGTCGAGAATCGTCCCATTGGAAATCAAGTTGGCCGCTTCTAAGACGGATATTTTTGTCCAAGCACCAGGCAGAGAAATCTTCAAAGAAGTTTTCTGTCTTCCAAGGTGTATTGCACATACCTAACTTCCAGTCATCCTCCGCTTTGGTTTATCCAGATCAGAAACCGAACTGTTCTGACCAGGATCAGGGTTTCACCATTGACGGAGAGTGTGGTGCAATTGTGCCATATGGGTCCAGCCACATCTTGGAAAGCCTTCCCAAAGAGGTATTGGATTTGAAGGATAAATACTCATCCACCTGCAGAGTGTTTACTTATGAGGAACTTTCGTTTGCAACGTCTAATTTTATGTCTG AGCATTTGGTTGGTAGAGGAGGTAGTAGCTATGTTTACCGAGGACTTCTTCCTGATGGCAAGGAAATTGCTGTCAAAATTTTGAAGCCATCTGAGAATGTGCTAAAGGAGTTTGTACAGGAAGTTGGGATCATTGCAACTTCAAGTCATAAGaatattatatctttaatAGGTTTTTGTTTGGAGGACAACAATTTGCTGTTGGTCTATGATTTTCTTTCAAGAGGAAGTATGGAAGAAAATCTTCATG GTTGTAAGAAAGATATGAATTCATTTGGTTGGCAAGAGAGATTTAAGGTTGCAGTTGGCATTGCTGAGGCACTAGACTATCTGCACAATTGCAGGGAGGAACCTGTGGTACACCGGGATGTGAAGTCCTCTAACATTTTGCTTTCAGAGAATTTTGAACCACAG CTTTCCGATTTTGGGCTTGCTAGTTGGGCATCATCGTGCTTTCAAGTCACCTGTACTGATGTAGCTGGAACGTTTGG TTACTTGGCACCTGAGTATTTCATGCATGGCAAAGTGAGTGACAAAATCGATGTTTATGCTTTTGGTGTTGTACTCCTTGAACTACTTTCTGGCAGAAAACCAATCAGCAACAATTGTCCCAAGGGGCAGGAAAGCCTTGTTATGTGG GCAAAGCCAATTTTGACAGAAGGCAAAGTTTCACAATTACTTGATCCAAGCCTAGGCAGTGACTACAACCACGATCAAATAGGTCGAATGATTTTGGCCGCTACCCTTTGTATTAGACGAGCACCAAGACTCCGCCCTCAAATCAGCCTG ATACTGAAACTTCTCCAAGGTGACGAGGAAATAACAACATGGGCAAGACAACAAATCGATGAATCAGATGAAATGGATGCGAGTGATGGAGAACCTCTACCTACTAACATCCAATCACACCTTAACCTGGCGTTGCTTGGTTTGGAGGATGACTCACTTTCAGTTGGCAGTGGAATTCAAAGCATTTCCATAGAGGACTACTTGCAGGGCAGATGCAGCCGCTCTTCAAGCTTTAACTAG
- the LOC101216673 gene encoding probable receptor-like serine/threonine-protein kinase At5g57670 isoform X2, whose protein sequence is MLLLPDPAAPPGGSVVVVGVKMDSHSRELLTWALVKVAQPGDSVIALHVLDSAAVPEGKSTLLSLVKSFDSVLSAYEGFCNLKQVELKLKVCRGSPVRKVIRREVNSYEEASLILGTSKTHHRIRSSASVAKYCARKLSSRFTVLAVNNGKVIFQRLATFPNKGQSPERDCVEGAPSSLERNDSGIDLVDELPEDNDVGNSLALVPFHKPRENLKSNSIVCRESSHWKSSWPLLRRIFLSKHQAEKSSKKFSVFQGVLHIPNFQSSSALVYPDQKPNCSDQDQGFTIDGECGAIVPYGSSHILESLPKEVLDLKDKYSSTCRVFTYEELSFATSNFMSEHLVGRGGSSYVYRGLLPDGKEIAVKILKPSENVLKEFVQEVGIIATSSHKNIISLIGFCLEDNNLLLVYDFLSRGSMEENLHGCKKDMNSFGWQERFKVAVGIAEALDYLHNCREEPVVHRDVKSSNILLSENFEPQLSDFGLASWASSCFQVTCTDVAGTFGYLAPEYFMHGKVSDKIDVYAFGVVLLELLSGRKPISNNCPKGQESLVMWAKPILTEGKVSQLLDPSLGSDYNHDQIGRMILAATLCIRRAPRLRPQISLILKLLQGDEEITTWARQQIDESDEMDASDGEPLPTNIQSHLNLALLGLEDDSLSVGSGIQSISIEDYLQGRCSRSSSFN, encoded by the exons ATGTTGCTCCTCCCCGACCCCGCCGCTCCCCCCGGCGGTTCTGTCGTCGTCGTCGGGGTCAAAATGGATTCCCACAGTCGGGAATTGCTCACTTGGGCGCTTGTTAAAGTCGCTCAGCCTGGGGATTCTGTCATTGCTCTTCATGTCCTTGATTCTGCTGCTG ttcCTGAAGGGAAATCTACTTTGCTTTCTCTTGTAAAGTCGTTTGACTCTGTGCTGTCCGCTTATGAAGGATTCTGCAACCTGAAACAG GTTGAATTGAAGCTCAAGGTCTGCCGAGGCTCGCCGGTTAGGAAAGTCATTAGACGGGAAGTGAATTCTTACGAGGAGGCTTCTCTAATTCTTGGTACTTCTAAAACGCACCATAGAATCCGTTCTTCGGCCTCGGTTGCTAAGTACTGCGCTAGAAAATTGTCGAGCAGATTCACTGTTTTAGCTGTTAATAATGGCAAAGTTATTTTCCAGAGATTGGCGACTTTCCCAAATAAAGGCCAGTCTCCAG AGAGGGACTGTGTTGAGGGTGCTCCATCTTCGCTTGAACGGAACGATTCGGGAATTGATTTGGTGGATGAGTTACCTGAGGACAATGATGTGGGGAATTCATTGGCTTTGGTACCGTTTCATAAGCCTCGggaaaatttgaagtcaaattcCATTGTGTGTCGAGAATCGTCCCATTGGAAATCAAGTTGGCCGCTTCTAAGACGGATATTTTTGTCCAAGCACCAGGCAGAGAAATCTTCAAAGAAGTTTTCTGTCTTCCAAGGTGTATTGCACATACCTAACTTCCAGTCATCCTCCGCTTTGGTTTATCCAGATCAGAAACCGAACTGTTCTGACCAGGATCAGGGTTTCACCATTGACGGAGAGTGTGGTGCAATTGTGCCATATGGGTCCAGCCACATCTTGGAAAGCCTTCCCAAAGAGGTATTGGATTTGAAGGATAAATACTCATCCACCTGCAGAGTGTTTACTTATGAGGAACTTTCGTTTGCAACGTCTAATTTTATGTCTG AGCATTTGGTTGGTAGAGGAGGTAGTAGCTATGTTTACCGAGGACTTCTTCCTGATGGCAAGGAAATTGCTGTCAAAATTTTGAAGCCATCTGAGAATGTGCTAAAGGAGTTTGTACAGGAAGTTGGGATCATTGCAACTTCAAGTCATAAGaatattatatctttaatAGGTTTTTGTTTGGAGGACAACAATTTGCTGTTGGTCTATGATTTTCTTTCAAGAGGAAGTATGGAAGAAAATCTTCATG GTTGTAAGAAAGATATGAATTCATTTGGTTGGCAAGAGAGATTTAAGGTTGCAGTTGGCATTGCTGAGGCACTAGACTATCTGCACAATTGCAGGGAGGAACCTGTGGTACACCGGGATGTGAAGTCCTCTAACATTTTGCTTTCAGAGAATTTTGAACCACAG CTTTCCGATTTTGGGCTTGCTAGTTGGGCATCATCGTGCTTTCAAGTCACCTGTACTGATGTAGCTGGAACGTTTGG TTACTTGGCACCTGAGTATTTCATGCATGGCAAAGTGAGTGACAAAATCGATGTTTATGCTTTTGGTGTTGTACTCCTTGAACTACTTTCTGGCAGAAAACCAATCAGCAACAATTGTCCCAAGGGGCAGGAAAGCCTTGTTATGTGG GCAAAGCCAATTTTGACAGAAGGCAAAGTTTCACAATTACTTGATCCAAGCCTAGGCAGTGACTACAACCACGATCAAATAGGTCGAATGATTTTGGCCGCTACCCTTTGTATTAGACGAGCACCAAGACTCCGCCCTCAAATCAGCCTG ATACTGAAACTTCTCCAAGGTGACGAGGAAATAACAACATGGGCAAGACAACAAATCGATGAATCAGATGAAATGGATGCGAGTGATGGAGAACCTCTACCTACTAACATCCAATCACACCTTAACCTGGCGTTGCTTGGTTTGGAGGATGACTCACTTTCAGTTGGCAGTGGAATTCAAAGCATTTCCATAGAGGACTACTTGCAGGGCAGATGCAGCCGCTCTTCAAGCTTTAACTAG
- the LOC101212335 gene encoding NAD-dependent protein deacylase SRT2 isoform X3, whose translation MKDVDLLYNFLDRSSKLVVLTGAGISTECGIPDYRSPNGAYSSGFKPITHQEFVRSIRSRRRYWARSYAGWRRFTEAQPGPAHLSLASLEKVGRINLMVTQNVDRLHHRAGSDPLELHGTVYSVICLECGFSICRNSFQEQVKALNPKWAEAIESLDVGDPGSDKSFGMKQRPDGDIEIDEKFWEHDFCIPTCQKCNGVLKPDVVFFGDNVPKDRANKAMEAAKNCDAFLVLGSSVMTMSAYRLVRAAHEAGAATGIVNVGVTRADDFVSMKINARLDTAQSASYRFPQHTFCPITITSLQVSVSILQLFHIYQYRIYFICFPNLLLGN comes from the exons ATGAAGGATGTTGATCTTTTATATAACTTTCTTGATCGCAG TTCCAAGCTTGTGGTATTGACAGGAGCTGGGATAAGTACGGAATGTGGAATTCCTGATTATAGAAG TCCAAATGGAGCTTATAGTTCTGGTTTCAAACCAATTACACATCAG GAGTTTGTTCGTTCAATACGGAGTCGTCGTCGGTATTGGGCAAGGAGTTACGCAGGGTGGAGACGTTTTACAGAAGCACAGCCTGGCCCTGCGCATTTATCTCTGGCATCTCTAGAAAAAGTTGGCCGAATTAATTTAATGGTCACTCAAAACGTTGATAG GTTGCACCACCGTGCTGGTAGTGATCCACTTGAATTACATGGAACAGTGTATTCTGTAATTTGTTTAGAGTGCGGCTTTTCCATTTGTAGGAATTCATTTCAGGAGCAAGTGAAAGCTCTCAACCCAAAG TGGGCAGAAGCAATCGAAAGTTTGGATGTTGGAGACCCAGGATCGGATAAGAGCTTTGGCATGAAGCAAAGGCCAGATGGTGATATTGAAATCGATGAAAAATTTTGGGAGCACGATTTCTGTATTCCAACCTGCCAAAAGTGCAACGGAGTGCTCAAACCTGAT GTCGTATTCTTTGGTGATAATGTACCAAAGGATAGAGCTAATAAGGCGATGGAAGCTGCTAAAAATTGTGATGCTTTCCTCGTATTGGGGTCATCTGTGATGACCATGTCTGCTTATCGTCTAGTGAG AGCTGCTCACGAGGCAGGTGCTGCTACTGGAATTGTAAATGTAGGTGTAACAAGAGCTGATGACTTTGTATCAATGAAAATCAACGCTAGGTTGG ATACTGCCCAGAGTGCTTCATATAGGTTCCCTCAGCATACCTTCtgtccaataacaataacttCACTTCAGGTCTCTGTTTCAATATTACAACTCTTTCATATTTATCAGTACAGAATCTATTTTATATGCTTTCCCAATTTACTTTTGGGGAATTGA
- the LOC101212335 gene encoding NAD-dependent protein deacylase SRT2 isoform X1 — translation MFISLPFHRPFCSSSTTRNLLGNIMGDIVQYRGQSCRLLRKGRLLISLFCSSRNIQASRKISISSSSINEEKPHQNFTRDKQLVPDSDPPSMKDVDLLYNFLDRSSKLVVLTGAGISTECGIPDYRSPNGAYSSGFKPITHQEFVRSIRSRRRYWARSYAGWRRFTEAQPGPAHLSLASLEKVGRINLMVTQNVDRLHHRAGSDPLELHGTVYSVICLECGFSICRNSFQEQVKALNPKWAEAIESLDVGDPGSDKSFGMKQRPDGDIEIDEKFWEHDFCIPTCQKCNGVLKPDVVFFGDNVPKDRANKAMEAAKNCDAFLVLGSSVMTMSAYRLVRAAHEAGAATGIVNVGVTRADDFVSMKINARLDTAQSASYRFPQHTFCPITITSLQVSVSILQLFHIYQYRIYFICFPNLLLGN, via the exons ATGTTCATCAGCTTGCCTTTCCATCGACCCTTCTGC TCTTCCTCAACCACAAGGAATTTACTTGGAAACATCATGGGAG ATATTGTTCAATATAGAGGGCAAAGTTGTCGATTGCTCAGAAAGGGAAGATTGTTGATATCTCTATTTTGCTCCTCAAGGAATATCCAAGCGTCACGTAAAATTTCCATTAGTTCCTCATCGATCAATGAAGAAAAGCCTCACCAAAACTTTACAAGGGACAAGCAGCTAGTTCCTGATTCAGACCCCCCTAGCATGAAGGATGTTGATCTTTTATATAACTTTCTTGATCGCAG TTCCAAGCTTGTGGTATTGACAGGAGCTGGGATAAGTACGGAATGTGGAATTCCTGATTATAGAAG TCCAAATGGAGCTTATAGTTCTGGTTTCAAACCAATTACACATCAG GAGTTTGTTCGTTCAATACGGAGTCGTCGTCGGTATTGGGCAAGGAGTTACGCAGGGTGGAGACGTTTTACAGAAGCACAGCCTGGCCCTGCGCATTTATCTCTGGCATCTCTAGAAAAAGTTGGCCGAATTAATTTAATGGTCACTCAAAACGTTGATAG GTTGCACCACCGTGCTGGTAGTGATCCACTTGAATTACATGGAACAGTGTATTCTGTAATTTGTTTAGAGTGCGGCTTTTCCATTTGTAGGAATTCATTTCAGGAGCAAGTGAAAGCTCTCAACCCAAAG TGGGCAGAAGCAATCGAAAGTTTGGATGTTGGAGACCCAGGATCGGATAAGAGCTTTGGCATGAAGCAAAGGCCAGATGGTGATATTGAAATCGATGAAAAATTTTGGGAGCACGATTTCTGTATTCCAACCTGCCAAAAGTGCAACGGAGTGCTCAAACCTGAT GTCGTATTCTTTGGTGATAATGTACCAAAGGATAGAGCTAATAAGGCGATGGAAGCTGCTAAAAATTGTGATGCTTTCCTCGTATTGGGGTCATCTGTGATGACCATGTCTGCTTATCGTCTAGTGAG AGCTGCTCACGAGGCAGGTGCTGCTACTGGAATTGTAAATGTAGGTGTAACAAGAGCTGATGACTTTGTATCAATGAAAATCAACGCTAGGTTGG ATACTGCCCAGAGTGCTTCATATAGGTTCCCTCAGCATACCTTCtgtccaataacaataacttCACTTCAGGTCTCTGTTTCAATATTACAACTCTTTCATATTTATCAGTACAGAATCTATTTTATATGCTTTCCCAATTTACTTTTGGGGAATTGA
- the LOC101212335 gene encoding NAD-dependent protein deacylase SRT2 isoform X2 translates to MFISLPFHRPFCSSSTTRNLLGNIMGDIVQYRGQSCRLLRKGRLLISLFCSSRNIQASRKISISSSSINEEKPHQNFTRDKQLVPDSDPPSMKDVDLLYNFLDRSSKLVVLTGAGISTECGIPDYRSPNGAYSSGFKPITHQEFVRSIRSRRRYWARSYAGWRRFTEAQPGPAHLSLASLEKVGRINLMVTQNVDRLHHRAGSDPLELHGTVYSVICLECGFSICRNSFQEQVKALNPKWAEAIESLDVGDPGSDKSFGMKQRPDGDIEIDEKFWEHDFCIPTCQKCNGVLKPDVVFFGDNVPKDRANKAMEAAKNCDAFLVLGSSVMTMSAYRLVRAAHEAGAATGIVNVGVTRADDFVSMKINARLGEILPRVLHIGSLSIPSVQ, encoded by the exons ATGTTCATCAGCTTGCCTTTCCATCGACCCTTCTGC TCTTCCTCAACCACAAGGAATTTACTTGGAAACATCATGGGAG ATATTGTTCAATATAGAGGGCAAAGTTGTCGATTGCTCAGAAAGGGAAGATTGTTGATATCTCTATTTTGCTCCTCAAGGAATATCCAAGCGTCACGTAAAATTTCCATTAGTTCCTCATCGATCAATGAAGAAAAGCCTCACCAAAACTTTACAAGGGACAAGCAGCTAGTTCCTGATTCAGACCCCCCTAGCATGAAGGATGTTGATCTTTTATATAACTTTCTTGATCGCAG TTCCAAGCTTGTGGTATTGACAGGAGCTGGGATAAGTACGGAATGTGGAATTCCTGATTATAGAAG TCCAAATGGAGCTTATAGTTCTGGTTTCAAACCAATTACACATCAG GAGTTTGTTCGTTCAATACGGAGTCGTCGTCGGTATTGGGCAAGGAGTTACGCAGGGTGGAGACGTTTTACAGAAGCACAGCCTGGCCCTGCGCATTTATCTCTGGCATCTCTAGAAAAAGTTGGCCGAATTAATTTAATGGTCACTCAAAACGTTGATAG GTTGCACCACCGTGCTGGTAGTGATCCACTTGAATTACATGGAACAGTGTATTCTGTAATTTGTTTAGAGTGCGGCTTTTCCATTTGTAGGAATTCATTTCAGGAGCAAGTGAAAGCTCTCAACCCAAAG TGGGCAGAAGCAATCGAAAGTTTGGATGTTGGAGACCCAGGATCGGATAAGAGCTTTGGCATGAAGCAAAGGCCAGATGGTGATATTGAAATCGATGAAAAATTTTGGGAGCACGATTTCTGTATTCCAACCTGCCAAAAGTGCAACGGAGTGCTCAAACCTGAT GTCGTATTCTTTGGTGATAATGTACCAAAGGATAGAGCTAATAAGGCGATGGAAGCTGCTAAAAATTGTGATGCTTTCCTCGTATTGGGGTCATCTGTGATGACCATGTCTGCTTATCGTCTAGTGAG AGCTGCTCACGAGGCAGGTGCTGCTACTGGAATTGTAAATGTAGGTGTAACAAGAGCTGATGACTTTGTATCAATGAAAATCAACGCTAGGTTGGGTGAG ATACTGCCCAGAGTGCTTCATATAGGTTCCCTCAGCATACCTTCtgtccaataa